In Natronoarchaeum philippinense, a single window of DNA contains:
- a CDS encoding radical SAM protein, with product MTDPANLDVTLVDGYVDEPAHFGVPPYISTYPRFTAGALVDAGVPKDQITYHTIDELRDDRSKWRDVAEADLTCYIGGMTVPGKYVGGTPAEPDEVREIAWTAKGTCLMGGPVKFGVGDQNEGASETERDDLDYDFVAKGDIEAAAYDLVESGLEGFGDRMRDVEEVDRWAAKGAFVVEQHPNHPEYLIAEMETSRGCPYRCSFCTEPLYGNPSFRPPESVVGEVDRLSDHGVKHYRLGRQADILAYGGDGEAPNPDALRTLYGGIREVAPDLETLHLDNMNPITIVEWPEKAREGIRIIAEHNTPGDTAAFGLESADPEVMSDNNLNVTADECLEAVRVVNEEGGWRPGEEPGSGPSTGADAANRLPKLLPGINLVHGLKGEREETFEHNKNFLHRVYDEGLMLRRVNIRQVMAFAGTDMSDTGAEIARDHKKMFKQYKREVREEIDNPMLQRLAPPGTRLPDVHLEYHQDGKTFGRQLGTYPLLVGIPGELELGRTIDVAVVDHGYRSVTGVPHPLDLNDASMDELTAIPGIGKQRAGDIVVNRPYESPDEIEADVDLTAFATAGRPGDAD from the coding sequence ATGACAGACCCCGCGAATCTCGACGTGACGCTGGTCGACGGCTACGTCGACGAGCCGGCCCACTTCGGGGTCCCGCCGTACATCTCGACGTACCCGCGCTTTACCGCCGGCGCGCTCGTCGACGCCGGCGTCCCGAAAGACCAGATCACCTACCACACGATCGACGAACTCCGGGACGACCGCTCGAAGTGGCGCGACGTGGCCGAGGCGGATCTGACCTGCTACATCGGCGGGATGACCGTCCCCGGCAAGTACGTCGGCGGCACACCCGCGGAACCCGACGAGGTCCGGGAGATCGCCTGGACGGCGAAAGGGACCTGTCTGATGGGCGGTCCCGTCAAGTTCGGCGTCGGCGACCAGAACGAGGGCGCCAGCGAAACCGAACGCGACGATCTCGACTACGACTTCGTGGCGAAAGGCGACATCGAGGCCGCCGCCTACGACCTCGTCGAGAGCGGACTGGAGGGCTTTGGCGACCGGATGCGCGATGTCGAGGAGGTCGACCGCTGGGCCGCCAAAGGAGCCTTCGTCGTCGAACAGCACCCCAATCATCCCGAGTACCTGATCGCCGAGATGGAGACTTCTCGGGGCTGTCCGTATCGCTGTTCGTTCTGTACGGAACCGCTGTACGGCAACCCCTCGTTCCGGCCGCCCGAGTCCGTCGTCGGCGAAGTCGACCGGCTCTCGGACCACGGCGTCAAGCACTACCGACTGGGCCGACAGGCCGACATTCTCGCCTACGGCGGCGACGGCGAAGCGCCCAATCCCGACGCGCTCAGGACACTCTACGGCGGCATCCGCGAGGTGGCCCCCGATCTGGAGACGTTGCACCTCGACAACATGAATCCGATCACGATCGTCGAGTGGCCAGAGAAAGCGCGGGAGGGCATCCGGATCATCGCCGAGCACAACACGCCCGGCGACACCGCGGCGTTCGGACTCGAATCGGCAGATCCCGAGGTGATGAGCGACAACAATCTCAACGTCACCGCCGACGAGTGTCTCGAAGCCGTGCGCGTGGTCAACGAAGAAGGCGGGTGGCGTCCCGGCGAAGAGCCCGGAAGCGGCCCCTCGACGGGTGCGGACGCCGCGAATCGCCTGCCGAAACTGCTGCCCGGAATCAACCTCGTCCACGGGCTCAAGGGCGAGCGCGAGGAGACGTTCGAGCACAACAAGAACTTCCTCCACCGCGTCTACGACGAGGGGTTGATGCTCCGCCGGGTGAACATCCGGCAGGTGATGGCCTTCGCGGGGACAGACATGTCCGACACCGGCGCCGAGATCGCCCGCGATCACAAGAAGATGTTCAAGCAGTACAAACGCGAAGTCCGCGAGGAGATCGACAACCCGATGCTCCAGCGCCTCGCGCCGCCGGGCACCCGACTGCCCGACGTGCATCTGGAGTATCATCAGGACGGCAAGACGTTCGGCCGCCAGTTGGGTACCTACCCGCTGCTCGTCGGCATTCCCGGCGAACTCGAACTCGGCCGAACGATCGATGTCGCGGTCGTCGACCACGGCTACCGGTCGGTCACGGGCGTTCCCCACCCGCTGGATCTCAACGACGCCTCGATGGACGAACTCACCGCGATCCCGGGCATCGGCAAACAGCGCGCCGGCGACATCGTCGTCAATCGCCCCTACGAATCGCCCGACGAGATCGAGGCCGATGTCGACCTGACGGCGTTTGCGACGGCGGGGCGGCCGGGCGATGCGGACTGA
- a CDS encoding NAD(P)/FAD-dependent oxidoreductase, translated as MTNVAVVGGGPAGLSTALFTAKNGLDTVVFDGDETWMHKAHLFNYPGIRSLSGDEYMAIARGQAEDYEADVRTDEEVTEIEQTDDGFSLTTEDGEYDADYVVLATGADRSLAEDLGCDFSDDDTVDVNLSMETSVDDLYATGAMVRAEEWQAVIAAGDGGAAALSILSDEKGEHYHDFDVPDDAP; from the coding sequence ATGACGAACGTAGCAGTCGTCGGCGGCGGTCCCGCCGGCCTGAGCACGGCGCTGTTCACCGCGAAAAACGGCCTCGACACCGTCGTCTTCGACGGCGACGAGACGTGGATGCACAAGGCCCACCTGTTCAACTACCCCGGAATCCGGAGCCTCAGCGGCGACGAGTACATGGCCATCGCACGCGGGCAGGCCGAGGACTACGAGGCCGACGTGCGCACCGACGAGGAGGTCACCGAGATCGAGCAGACCGACGACGGCTTCTCGCTGACGACCGAGGACGGCGAGTACGACGCCGACTACGTCGTGCTGGCGACCGGCGCCGATCGCTCGCTGGCCGAGGACCTCGGCTGTGACTTCAGCGACGACGACACCGTCGACGTGAACCTCTCGATGGAGACCAGCGTCGACGATCTCTACGCGACCGGCGCGATGGTCCGGGCCGAGGAGTGGCAGGCCGTCATCGCGGCCGGCGACGGCGGCGCCGCCGCGCTGTCGATCCTCAGCGACGAGAAGGGCGAGCACTACCACGACTTCGACGTGCCGGACGACGCGCCCTGA
- a CDS encoding DUF7565 family protein codes for MTWACGIDDCGETFEDVEDAVVHQTNEHTRRECAVCGVVVPDGYLAIRHAFNEHTRAEYVRAYGADSEEVRQREEIKDEIEAEADLQEVVERLNQAEL; via the coding sequence ATGACTTGGGCCTGCGGTATCGACGACTGCGGGGAGACCTTCGAGGACGTGGAAGACGCGGTCGTCCACCAGACCAACGAGCACACGCGCCGCGAGTGTGCGGTCTGTGGCGTCGTCGTCCCGGACGGCTATCTGGCGATCCGCCACGCGTTCAACGAACACACTCGCGCCGAGTACGTTCGGGCCTACGGCGCCGACTCCGAGGAAGTCCGCCAGCGCGAGGAGATCAAAGACGAGATCGAAGCCGAAGCCGACCTGCAGGAAGTCGTCGAGCGACTCAATCAGGCTGAGCTGTAA
- a CDS encoding YqjF family protein has translation MVVPLAMGWRHLLFENWPIDPDVMDAHLPDALAPDTYDGSAWLSVVPFTNVAVRPKGVPEAFGIRLPELNLRTYVTRDGVPSVYFFSLDAQGLTSVLGARVFQHLPYYYARISLECADGRVAFRSRRKHPGARPVHFEGRYWPTGEPFSAPEDPLAEFLVERYRFYTEAQDGSIRYSDVSHPPWTLYPAATEIETNTLLSAHGFAEPDTEPVCYYSPGLDVTASRSQQE, from the coding sequence ATGGTCGTTCCCTTGGCGATGGGCTGGCGACACTTGCTGTTCGAGAACTGGCCGATCGACCCCGACGTGATGGACGCCCACCTACCGGATGCGCTGGCGCCGGACACGTACGATGGATCGGCGTGGCTCTCGGTCGTCCCGTTTACCAACGTCGCCGTCCGACCCAAAGGAGTCCCCGAGGCGTTCGGCATCCGGCTCCCGGAACTCAACCTCAGGACGTACGTCACGCGAGACGGCGTTCCCAGCGTCTACTTTTTCAGCCTCGATGCACAGGGGCTCACGAGCGTGCTCGGCGCGCGGGTCTTCCAACACCTACCGTACTACTATGCGCGGATCTCGCTGGAGTGTGCGGACGGCCGTGTGGCGTTTCGCAGCCGTCGGAAACACCCCGGAGCACGCCCTGTTCACTTCGAGGGGCGATACTGGCCGACCGGCGAACCGTTTTCGGCGCCCGAGGACCCGCTCGCGGAGTTCTTGGTCGAACGCTACCGATTTTACACGGAGGCCCAAGACGGCTCGATTCGCTACAGCGATGTCAGCCATCCGCCGTGGACGCTGTACCCGGCCGCCACCGAAATCGAGACGAACACGCTGCTGTCGGCACACGGGTTCGCTGAACCGGACACAGAACCGGTGTGCTACTACAGCCCGGGACTGGATGTGACCGCCTCCCGGAGCCAGCAGGAGTGA
- a CDS encoding transcription elongation factor Spt5, with translation MPIYAVKTTASQERTVADMIMNREADDIHAALAPDSLTSYVMVEAEDDAILSRVLEEIPHARDIVPGESDISEVEHFLSPTPDVEGIAEGDIVELIAGPFKGEKAQVQRIDEGKDQVTVELYEATVPIPVTVRGDQIRVLDSEER, from the coding sequence GTGCCGATCTACGCCGTCAAGACGACCGCCAGTCAGGAGCGGACGGTCGCCGACATGATCATGAACCGCGAGGCCGACGACATCCACGCCGCGCTGGCGCCGGACTCGCTGACCAGCTACGTCATGGTCGAGGCCGAGGACGACGCCATCCTCTCTCGCGTCCTCGAAGAGATCCCCCACGCCCGCGACATCGTTCCCGGCGAAAGCGACATCTCCGAAGTCGAGCACTTCCTCTCGCCGACGCCGGACGTCGAGGGCATCGCGGAGGGCGACATCGTCGAACTCATCGCCGGCCCGTTCAAGGGCGAGAAGGCGCAGGTCCAGCGCATCGACGAGGGCAAGGATCAGGTCACGGTGGAGCTGTACGAGGCGACCGTCCCGATTCCCGTGACTGTGCGTGGCGACCAGATTCGCGTGCTGGACTCCGAAGAACGATAG
- a CDS encoding hydantoinase/oxoprolinase family protein — translation MRENADGNADRELRVGVDVGGTFTDVVLVDAAAEAASESGSRAASSDDADAAPNSGRLVTAKVPTTADQSEGVLAGIKKACRAAGVEPDGIDRFRHATTVTVNALLEGRGAKTALVTTEGFRDVLEIRRQDRPALYDFDATPPDPVVPRRRRFEVDERATPEGIEQSVDEGEVRDLAADLRERAVESVAVAFLHAYAHPENERRAAAVLREELDVPVSASHEVLAEFREYERTATTALDAAVRPVVDEYLERLVERAADAGVPAPRVMQSNGGIADAETVRERAITTALSGPAAGVVGAGEIAEGALDGGRGEGDSNGAAALAEYDGVVTVDMGGTSTDVSLVRDGGAERTTDAEIGGRPIGLPVVDVTTVGAGGGSLAGVDAGGALTVGPESAGAEPGPACYGRGGTEPTVTDAAVVLGYVGADAELGGELSIDADAARSALADLADAADLDGALAAARGVHEVALARTTRAIRSATVERGLDPREFALAAFGGAGPMHAAALADRLGIDAVLVPRACGVLSAYGLLAADEAHDAARTHRTQLSADADRAAIEERYEGLREEVLASASDPAAARVERSADLRYAGQSFELEVEADEPVDPAALAERFHEAHERTRGYRMDEAVELVTLRARAVVPGRELPIGYQSSADARRGEREVTFGADGPVSTPIYDRAGLDAGREIDGPAVVEQAESTTVVPPDWRAAVQGDGTLLLTRGEGDA, via the coding sequence ATGCGCGAGAACGCAGACGGGAACGCCGACCGAGAACTCCGGGTCGGCGTGGACGTTGGGGGCACGTTCACCGACGTGGTGCTGGTCGACGCCGCGGCCGAAGCGGCGTCTGAGAGCGGCTCTCGGGCGGCGTCCAGCGACGATGCCGACGCTGCGCCGAACAGCGGCCGGCTCGTCACCGCGAAGGTGCCGACGACGGCCGACCAGAGCGAGGGCGTCCTCGCGGGGATCAAGAAAGCCTGCCGGGCCGCCGGCGTCGAGCCGGACGGGATCGACCGGTTCCGCCACGCGACGACGGTGACGGTCAACGCCCTGCTCGAAGGGCGTGGCGCGAAGACGGCGCTGGTGACGACCGAGGGATTCCGCGACGTGCTGGAGATCCGCCGACAGGACCGGCCCGCGCTGTACGACTTCGACGCGACGCCGCCGGACCCGGTCGTCCCCCGACGCCGCCGGTTCGAGGTCGACGAACGGGCGACGCCGGAGGGAATCGAACAGTCGGTCGACGAGGGAGAGGTCCGCGACCTTGCGGCCGACCTCCGCGAGCGCGCCGTCGAGAGCGTCGCCGTCGCCTTTCTCCACGCCTACGCCCATCCCGAGAACGAGCGCCGAGCCGCGGCCGTCCTCCGGGAGGAACTGGACGTTCCGGTCTCGGCGAGTCACGAGGTGCTCGCGGAGTTCCGCGAGTACGAGCGCACCGCGACGACCGCGCTCGACGCCGCCGTCCGGCCGGTCGTCGACGAGTACCTCGAACGGCTCGTCGAACGCGCCGCCGACGCCGGCGTCCCGGCGCCCCGCGTGATGCAGTCCAACGGCGGCATCGCCGACGCCGAGACGGTCCGCGAGCGCGCCATCACGACCGCGCTCTCGGGGCCGGCCGCGGGCGTCGTCGGCGCCGGAGAGATCGCCGAGGGCGCGCTCGATGGTGGGCGCGGCGAGGGTGACAGCAACGGCGCCGCCGCACTGGCCGAGTACGACGGCGTCGTCACGGTCGACATGGGCGGCACCTCGACCGACGTGAGCCTCGTCCGGGACGGCGGCGCCGAGCGCACCACCGACGCAGAGATTGGGGGACGCCCGATCGGCCTGCCGGTGGTCGACGTGACGACCGTCGGCGCCGGCGGCGGGAGCCTCGCGGGCGTCGACGCCGGCGGCGCGCTCACCGTCGGTCCGGAATCCGCCGGCGCCGAGCCGGGCCCGGCGTGCTACGGCCGCGGCGGGACGGAGCCGACCGTCACCGACGCCGCCGTCGTGCTCGGCTACGTCGGCGCCGACGCCGAACTGGGCGGCGAGTTGTCGATCGACGCCGACGCCGCCCGGAGCGCGCTCGCCGACCTCGCCGATGCGGCCGACCTCGACGGCGCGCTCGCGGCAGCCCGCGGCGTCCACGAGGTCGCCCTCGCCCGGACGACACGTGCGATCCGGTCGGCCACGGTCGAGCGCGGGCTCGACCCCCGCGAGTTCGCGCTGGCGGCCTTCGGCGGCGCGGGGCCGATGCACGCCGCCGCGCTGGCCGACCGACTGGGGATCGACGCCGTGCTCGTGCCCCGCGCCTGCGGCGTTCTCTCGGCATACGGCCTGCTCGCGGCCGACGAGGCCCACGACGCCGCCCGCACCCACCGCACGCAACTCTCAGCAGACGCCGACCGCGCCGCGATCGAGGAGCGCTACGAGGGGCTTCGGGAGGAAGTGTTGGCGTCGGCGAGCGATCCGGCCGCCGCTCGCGTCGAGCGCTCGGCCGATCTCAGGTACGCCGGCCAGAGCTTCGAACTCGAAGTCGAGGCGGACGAACCGGTCGATCCGGCCGCGCTCGCCGAACGCTTCCACGAGGCCCACGAGCGCACTCGTGGCTACCGGATGGACGAGGCCGTCGAACTGGTGACGCTTCGGGCTCGCGCCGTCGTTCCGGGGCGAGAGCTTCCGATCGGATACCAGTCGAGCGCAGACGCGCGACGCGGCGAGCGCGAAGTCACGTTCGGCGCGGACGGGCCCGTCTCGACGCCGATCTACGACCGGGCGGGGCTCGACGCCGGACGCGAGATCGACGGCCCCGCGGTCGTCGAGCAGGCCGAGAGCACCACCGTCGTCCCGCCGGACTGGCGCGCCGCGGTGCAAGGAGACGGCACGCTGCTGTTGACGCGAGGTGAGGGCGATGCGTGA
- a CDS encoding TRAM domain-containing protein — protein MEISDKLLCLFSAEVSVDDDNYVVEIPRREVETGDIDPGDTYRVALISRDVEEADEEPATASAPSEPQPPVEIGETRYVEIEDIGKQGDGIARVERGYVIIVPGAEVGERVKVEVTEVKSNFAVGEVIEETF, from the coding sequence TTGGAGATATCTGATAAACTGCTGTGTCTGTTCAGCGCCGAGGTATCAGTCGACGACGACAACTACGTCGTCGAGATTCCCCGACGCGAGGTCGAGACGGGCGACATCGACCCCGGAGACACCTACCGAGTCGCGCTCATCTCTCGTGACGTCGAAGAGGCCGACGAGGAGCCGGCAACCGCCAGCGCCCCGTCTGAACCACAACCCCCGGTCGAGATCGGCGAGACGCGCTACGTCGAGATCGAGGACATCGGCAAGCAGGGCGACGGCATCGCCCGCGTCGAGCGGGGCTACGTGATCATCGTCCCCGGCGCCGAGGTCGGCGAGCGCGTCAAAGTCGAGGTCACCGAAGTGAAATCGAACTTCGCCGTCGGCGAAGTGATCGAAGAAACCTTCTGA
- a CDS encoding PHP-associated domain-containing protein, producing the protein MSDSEGTRVDMHVKVLDEHVAQRAKDRGIDVLVYAPHFERLPTIRRRAERYTDEDLLVVPAREVFAEAWQSRKHVLAIGLDDPVPDFVTLDGAMAEFRRQDAAVVVPHPEFLSVGMNQSDIEHYADVVDAVEVYNPKHWPHHTRRADRIADAVDRPSFASSYAHLRQTVGAAWTEFDRAIESATALVEALREGVPRDVYRRSGVEYGVLSAAEFAHLGWENSWKKIDRILLSGREATHPRHDAYDGRFDDVAVY; encoded by the coding sequence GTGAGCGACAGCGAGGGGACGCGGGTGGACATGCACGTGAAAGTGCTCGACGAGCACGTCGCCCAGCGTGCGAAAGACCGGGGCATCGACGTGCTCGTGTACGCGCCCCACTTCGAGCGACTGCCGACGATCCGACGCCGCGCCGAGCGCTACACCGACGAGGACCTGCTGGTCGTCCCCGCCAGAGAGGTGTTCGCCGAAGCGTGGCAAAGTCGAAAGCACGTGCTGGCGATCGGCCTCGACGACCCGGTCCCGGATTTCGTGACCCTCGACGGCGCGATGGCCGAGTTTCGGCGGCAAGACGCCGCCGTCGTCGTTCCCCACCCGGAGTTCCTCTCGGTCGGCATGAACCAGTCTGACATCGAGCACTACGCCGATGTCGTCGACGCAGTCGAAGTGTACAACCCGAAACACTGGCCACACCACACGCGACGGGCCGACCGGATCGCCGACGCCGTCGACCGGCCGTCGTTTGCGTCGTCGTACGCACACCTGCGACAGACGGTGGGGGCGGCTTGGACCGAGTTCGACCGAGCGATCGAGAGTGCGACCGCCCTCGTCGAGGCGCTCCGTGAGGGCGTGCCGCGGGACGTGTACCGACGGAGCGGCGTCGAGTACGGCGTTCTCTCGGCCGCCGAGTTCGCCCATCTGGGCTGGGAAAACTCGTGGAAGAAAATCGACCGCATTCTGCTGTCCGGCCGCGAGGCGACCCATCCGCGACACGACGCCTACGACGGTCGGTTCGACGACGTTGCGGTGTACTGA
- the ftsZ gene encoding cell division protein FtsZ, with product MDSIVDDAIDEAESGGDDSAGQGETASTDVNASGKMTDDELQDVLQDLQTNITVVGCGGAGGNTVNRMAEEGIHGAKLVAANTDVQHLVDVEADTKILMGEQKTRGRGAGSLPQVGEEAAIESQEEIYDSVDGSDMVFVTAGLGGGTGTGSAPVVAKAARESGALTIAIVTTPFTAEGEVRRTNAEAGLERLRDVADTVIVVPNDRLLDSVGKLPVRQAFKVSDEVLMRSVKGITELITKPGLVNLDFADVRTVMERGGVAMIGLGESDSDAKAQDSVKTALRSPLLDVDISGANSALVNVTGGSDMSIEEAEGVVEEIYDRIDPDARIIWGTSIDEQLEGTMRTMIVVTGVESPQIYGSNTDAQAEPESAEQVEDIDYVE from the coding sequence ATGGACTCGATCGTAGACGACGCCATCGACGAGGCCGAAAGCGGGGGCGACGACTCCGCGGGACAGGGCGAGACCGCCTCGACCGATGTCAACGCCTCCGGCAAGATGACCGACGACGAACTACAGGACGTTCTACAGGACCTTCAGACCAACATCACGGTCGTCGGTTGTGGCGGCGCTGGCGGCAACACCGTCAACCGGATGGCCGAGGAGGGGATCCACGGCGCGAAGCTCGTCGCGGCCAACACCGACGTGCAGCACCTCGTCGACGTCGAAGCCGACACGAAGATTCTGATGGGCGAACAGAAGACCCGCGGCCGCGGGGCCGGCTCGCTCCCGCAGGTCGGCGAGGAAGCCGCGATCGAGAGCCAAGAAGAGATCTACGACTCCGTCGACGGCTCCGATATGGTCTTTGTCACGGCCGGACTCGGCGGCGGCACCGGCACGGGCAGCGCGCCCGTCGTCGCCAAGGCGGCCCGCGAGAGCGGCGCGCTGACCATCGCCATCGTCACGACGCCGTTCACCGCCGAGGGCGAGGTCCGGCGCACCAACGCCGAGGCCGGCCTCGAACGGCTGCGCGACGTTGCCGACACCGTGATCGTCGTGCCCAACGACCGCCTGCTCGACTCGGTCGGCAAGCTTCCCGTCCGGCAGGCGTTCAAGGTCTCCGACGAGGTGCTGATGCGATCGGTCAAGGGCATCACCGAACTGATCACCAAGCCCGGTCTCGTGAATCTGGACTTCGCCGACGTTCGCACCGTCATGGAGCGGGGCGGCGTCGCCATGATCGGCCTCGGCGAGTCCGATTCGGACGCCAAAGCCCAAGACTCGGTCAAAACTGCCCTGCGCTCTCCGCTGCTCGACGTCGACATCTCGGGCGCCAACAGCGCGCTCGTCAACGTCACCGGCGGCTCGGACATGTCCATCGAGGAAGCCGAAGGCGTCGTCGAGGAGATCTACGACCGGATCGACCCGGACGCCCGGATCATCTGGGGGACCTCGATCGACGAACAGCTCGAAGGCACCATGCGCACGATGATCGTCGTCACGGGCGTCGAGTCGCCCCAGATCTACGGTAGCAACACCGACGCCCAAGCAGAACCCGAGTCGGCAGAGCAGGTCGAAGACATCGACTACGTCGAGTAA
- a CDS encoding YkgJ family cysteine cluster protein yields the protein MESLEAELDRARDLDVADLADAIESIGFECTRCGSCCKAEDDDPHTATVFPDEVREIQSEHDEEYDWRDVARPMPYGLDADEETSDRTGQTFEWALQTDGCGDCTFYEEDDDGVGACSIHGDRPLICATYPFSVALAGTSQPMGEAVDESGMVRAHECEGLGRDISRSDAEALAATLKERAITELEEAIDVRDEYRPVDADDRVVVHDSEGAKTDDGTLIE from the coding sequence ATGGAATCGCTCGAAGCCGAACTCGACCGCGCCCGAGATCTCGACGTGGCCGATCTGGCCGACGCCATCGAGTCGATCGGCTTCGAGTGTACCCGCTGTGGGTCCTGCTGCAAGGCCGAGGACGACGACCCACACACGGCGACGGTGTTCCCCGACGAAGTCCGGGAGATTCAGTCGGAACACGACGAGGAGTACGACTGGCGCGACGTTGCGCGGCCGATGCCGTATGGCCTCGACGCCGACGAGGAGACCAGCGACCGAACCGGCCAGACGTTCGAGTGGGCGCTCCAGACTGACGGCTGTGGCGACTGCACGTTTTACGAGGAAGACGACGACGGCGTCGGCGCCTGCTCGATTCACGGCGACCGGCCGCTAATCTGTGCAACCTACCCCTTCAGCGTCGCGCTGGCGGGCACGAGCCAGCCGATGGGCGAGGCCGTCGACGAGTCGGGAATGGTCCGAGCCCACGAGTGCGAGGGACTGGGCCGAGATATTTCTCGCAGTGACGCCGAAGCACTCGCGGCGACGCTCAAAGAACGGGCGATCACGGAACTCGAAGAGGCGATCGACGTGCGCGACGAGTACCGGCCGGTCGACGCCGACGATCGGGTCGTCGTCCACGACTCCGAAGGGGCGAAAACCGACGACGGCACGCTCATCGAGTGA
- a CDS encoding hydantoinase B/oxoprolinase family protein produces MRDDADESAAASADLDAVALEVLRNQLEGIAEEMGEVLIRGAYSPNIKERRDCSTALFDADGRLVAQAEHIPVHLGAMPAAVDAVLDRDPAPGDVFVLNDPYAGGTHLPDVTMVSPIGGDGEVLGYAASRAHHADVGGMAPGSMPAGATEITQEGVRIPPIRLVEGGERVDDVLDLFLANVRDPEQRRADLRAQRAANDRGAERLDELAAEHGVQRLRAAFDAVIDYSRDRTAAEIEALPDGEYRATDALEGDGVTEDPIEIAVTVTVDGGEITVDFAGTDEQVAGNVNAPLAVARSAVYFAVRCATDPDVPPNEGCYEPIAVSAPEGSVLNPDAPAAVVGGNVETSQRVVDVVFAALADAAPERVPAAGQGTMNNLTIGAGGREGFTYYETIGGGAGGRLAGDGLDGVQVGMTNTLNTPVEAMETAYPFRVERYALRPDSGGAGEHRGGLGLVRSVRVLDDATVSLLTERRRTAPSGVAGGEDGQPGRNLIDGEPVPAKATRDVPAGTTVTVETPGGGGYGDPDDRDSASIERDAADGKASDR; encoded by the coding sequence ATGCGTGACGACGCCGACGAGTCGGCCGCCGCGAGCGCCGATCTCGACGCCGTCGCGCTGGAGGTGCTGCGTAACCAGTTGGAAGGCATTGCAGAGGAGATGGGCGAAGTACTGATCCGGGGTGCGTACTCGCCGAATATCAAGGAGCGCCGGGACTGCTCGACGGCGCTGTTCGACGCCGACGGCAGGCTCGTCGCGCAGGCCGAGCACATCCCGGTCCACCTCGGTGCGATGCCAGCCGCCGTCGACGCGGTGCTCGACCGCGATCCGGCGCCGGGCGACGTGTTCGTGCTGAACGATCCCTACGCCGGCGGGACGCACCTGCCGGACGTGACGATGGTCTCGCCGATCGGAGGGGACGGTGAAGTGCTGGGCTACGCAGCCTCGCGGGCCCACCACGCCGATGTCGGCGGCATGGCGCCGGGGAGCATGCCGGCCGGCGCGACCGAGATCACCCAAGAGGGCGTTCGGATCCCGCCGATCAGACTGGTCGAGGGCGGCGAGCGCGTCGACGACGTGCTCGATCTGTTTCTCGCCAACGTGCGCGACCCCGAACAGCGCCGCGCGGACCTGCGGGCCCAGCGGGCCGCCAACGACCGAGGCGCCGAACGGCTCGACGAACTCGCGGCCGAGCACGGCGTCCAGCGGCTTCGAGCGGCGTTTGACGCCGTGATCGACTACTCGCGCGATCGGACGGCCGCCGAAATCGAGGCGTTACCGGACGGGGAGTACCGGGCGACCGACGCGCTGGAGGGCGACGGCGTCACCGAGGACCCGATCGAGATCGCGGTGACGGTGACCGTCGACGGCGGGGAGATCACCGTCGACTTCGCGGGCACCGACGAGCAGGTCGCGGGCAACGTCAACGCGCCGCTGGCGGTCGCCCGGAGCGCGGTCTACTTCGCGGTGCGCTGTGCGACCGACCCCGACGTGCCGCCCAACGAGGGCTGTTACGAACCGATCGCCGTCTCCGCTCCCGAGGGATCGGTGTTGAATCCGGACGCCCCAGCAGCCGTGGTCGGGGGCAACGTCGAGACGAGCCAGCGCGTCGTCGATGTCGTGTTCGCGGCGCTGGCCGACGCCGCGCCCGAGCGCGTCCCCGCCGCCGGGCAGGGGACGATGAACAACCTCACGATCGGTGCCGGCGGCCGCGAGGGCTTTACCTACTACGAGACGATCGGCGGCGGCGCCGGCGGCCGACTCGCCGGCGACGGCCTCGACGGCGTGCAGGTCGGGATGACCAACACGCTGAACACGCCCGTCGAGGCCATGGAGACGGCGTACCCCTTCCGCGTCGAGCGCTACGCGCTCCGCCCCGACAGCGGCGGCGCGGGCGAGCACCGCGGCGGCCTCGGCCTCGTCCGATCGGTGCGCGTCCTCGACGACGCGACCGTCTCGCTGCTGACCGAACGGCGTCGTACGGCGCCGTCGGGCGTCGCCGGCGGCGAGGACGGCCAACCGGGACGGAATCTGATCGACGGCGAGCCGGTGCCGGCCAAAGCCACCCGAGACGTTCCCGCCGGGACGACAGTCACCGTCGAGACGCCCGGAGGCGGCGGGTACGGCGATCCGGACGACCGAGATTCGGCGTCGATCGAGCGCGACGCCGCCGACGGGAAAGCGAGCGATCGGTAA